In Pantoea cypripedii, the DNA window CCAAAATGGCGCAGGGCTTCTCAGTGGGTGGGGAATATACCGGCGCGTCGATCTTCGTCGCCGAATACTCACCCGACCGCAAACGTGGCTTTATGGGCAGCTGGCTGGATTTCGGCTCCATTGCCGGTTTTGTGCTGGGTGCCGGTCTGGTGGTACTGATCTCCACCATCATCGGGGAAGACCGTTTCCTCGAATGGGGCTGGCGTCTGCCGTTCTTCGTCGCCCTGCCGTTAGGGATTATTGGTCTCTATCTGCGCCACGCGCTGGAAGAAACCCCGGCATTCCAGCAACACGTAGAGAAGCTGGAACAAGGCGATCGCGAAGGTCTGCGTGACGGCCCGAAAATCTCGTTCAAAGAGATCGCCACCAAACACTGGAAAAGCCTGCTGGCCTGTATTGGTCTGGTGATTGCCACCAACGTCACCTATTACATGCTGCTGACCTATATGCCGAGCTACCTGTCGCATAACCTGCACTACTCGGAAGACCATGGTGTGCTGATTATCATCGCCATTATGATCGGGATGCTGTTTGTGCAGCCGGTAATGGGGATGCTGAGTGACCGTTTTGGTCGTCGCCCGTTTGTCATTATTGGCAGCATCGCGTTGTTCATTTGCTCCATCCCGGCGTTTATGCTGATTAACAGCGGCGTAATTGGGCTGATTTTTGCTGGCCTGCTGCTGCTGGCGGTGATCCTGAATGCCTTCACCGGCGTAATGGCTTCGTCGCTGCCCGCGATGTTCCCGACCCATATCCGCTACAGCGCGCTGGCCAGTGCCTTCAACATTTCGGTGCTGGTTGCCGGTCTGACGCCGACTGCTGCCGCCTGGCTGGTGGAAGCCACCAACAATCTGTATATGCCCGCTTATTATCTGATGGTGATTGCGGTGATTGGTTTAATTACCGGCCTGTACATGAAAGAGACCGCCAACAAACCGCTGATCGGTGCGACCCCGGCGGCCTCTGACCTCGCAGAAGCGCGTGAGATCCTGCAGGAGCATCACGACAACATCGAGCAGAAAATCGAAGATATCGATGCCGAGATCGCGAAGCTGGAAGCGAAGCGCAAAAATCTGGTGCAGCAACATCCGGATATCAACGAATAATTCCCCTCAACTCCCACGTCAGTGGGAGTTTTCATTTTCCCCGCAGCACACAAACCTTCATCGCCCCGGGCAAAAGGGAGTAAACTGTCGCTACTTTTTTCACCTGTAAGTAAGAATGAGCATGTCTGATTTTTCTCTTATCCAGCGTCCAAGAAGGCTGCGTAAAAGCGCCGCGATGCGTGAAATGTTCCAGGAAACCAGCCTGAGCCTCAGCGATCTGGCATTGCCAATTTTCGTTGAAGAAGGGGTGGACGACTACAAACCAATCACCGCCATGCCGGGCGTTATGCGTATCCCGGAAAAGCGTCTGGCGTATGAAATTGAACGTATCGCCAAAGCGGGTATCCGTTCGGTGATGACCTTCGGTATTTCGCACCACACCGATGCCACCGGCAGCGATGCCTGGAATGAAAACGGTCTGGTGGCGCGTATGTCGCGTATCTGCAAAGACACCGTGCCGGAAATGATCGTCATGTCCGATACCTGTTTCTGTGAATACACCAGCCACGGCCATTGTGGCGTGCTGTGCGATCACGGTGTCGATAATGACGCAACCCTGATCAATCTCGGTAAGCAGGCCGTGGTTGCCGCTCAGGCCGGGGCTGATTTTATCGCACCTTCCGCCGCAATGGATGGCCAGGTAAAAGCGATTCGTCAGGCGCTCGATGCGGCCGGATTCACCGATACCGCGATTATGTCTTACTCCACCAAGTTCGCGTCCTCATACTACGGCCCGTTCCGTGAAGCCGCAGGCACCGCGCTGAAGGGTGACCGTAAAACCTATCAGATGAACCCGATGAATCGCCGTGAAGCCATTCGCGAGTCGCTGATCGACGAAGCGGAAGGTGCCGATTCCCTGATGGTGAAACCGGCAGGTGCCTACCTCGATATCCTGCGTGATATCCGCGAGCGCACTACGCTGCCATTGGCTGCCTACCAGGTCAGCGGTGAATACGCCATGATCAAATTCGCGGCGCAGGCCGGTGCCATTGATGAACGCAATGTGGTGCTGGAAAGCCTCGGTGCGATTAAACGCGCCGGTGCCGATCTGATTTTCAGTTACTTTGCCCTTGATCTCGCCGAGCAAAAAATGCTCTGATCACCGTTACGCTTATCAGCCGTCTTTGCTGGCGGCTGATAATTGTTAACGCCATCCTTTTTGGCACAACACCAGTTCTGTAACACCTGCATCTAATAAGAAGAGTAACGCGATGAAAGCACCTGCACTGCCCGCAGACGAATCGAATCGTCTGGCTCAGTTACGTGCGCTCAACATTCTGCATACCCCGGCAGAAGAGCGTTTTGACCGTCTGACCCGTCTCGCCCGCCGCCTGTTTAGTGTGCCGGTCGCGCTGGTAAGCCTGCTGGAAGAGGACCACCAATGGTTCAAATCCATTGCAGGTAAATCCGGGGAAACCGCACCACGCAACACCTCCTTTTGCGGTCATGCCATCCTGCAGGATGACGTGATGGTGGTGGAGAACGCGCTGGAAGATGATCGCTTTTACGATAATCCGCTGGTCACCGGTGAAAACCCGGTGCGCTTCTATGCGGGTTGCCCATTACGGACGCCAGCAGGGGCCAAAGTGGGTACCCTGTGTATCGTTGATCATCATGCCCGTTCGTTTGATGACGATGACTACCACACGCTGCGCGATCTGGCGGCGATGGCGGAAGCCGAATTGGTTGCGTTTCAAACCGCCACCTCTGACGAACTGACGCAAATTACCAACCGGCGTGGTTTTATGACGCTGGGACAGCTGGCACTGAACGAGTGCCTGGTAAAACAGCTTCCGGCCTGTCTGACGTTTCTCGACCTCGACCGCTTCAAAGAGATCAACGATACCCTCGGCCACCGCCAGGGCGATCGCGCCCTGATGGATTTTGCCGATGCCATGAAGGTCAGTTTCCGCCATGCGGATATCTTTGCCCGACTGGGAGGCGATGAGTTTGTGGTGCTGTTTAACGGCCTGCAACAGTCGGATGCCGAAGGGGTGCTGGCGCGGTTTGACCGGCAGCTGCAGAGACAGACCCTTGATCTGAGCCGCCTCTATCAACTGCATTTCTCATCCGGTATTGTGGAATTCGACCCCCAGCAGCCGCTGTCGCTGGAGCAATTGCTGGAAGGCAGCGACGAACGCATGTACGCCGCCAAGAAAGGGAAAAAGCAGGCGCAGTAGCGCCCGCATAGTTTGTCGAGGCGCGATTTATCGCGCGGTTCTTTGTTAACCGCGCGCCAAATCGTCAATCAATGTCTGATTAAACTTCTGCGGCTCCTCCATCTGTGGCGCATGCCCCATGCCCGGGAACTCGATCAGGCGCGCACCAGGGATCAGTTTCGCCACCTGTTTCCCCAACACATTGTAATGACCCAGCTGCGCTTTGACCGCTGGCGGCGCGATATCGCTGCCGATGGCAGTGGTATCTGAGGTGCCAATCATCAACGTGGTCGGTACTTGCAGATCTTTAAATTCGTAGTACACCGGCTGGGTAAAAATCATGTCGTAGATTAACGCCGAGTTCCACGCCACCCGGTTATGACCGGGCCCGCTATTCAAACCGGCCAGCATATCCACCCATTTGTCATATTCCGGCTTCCACTGGCCGACATAATAGGTTTGCTGCTCATACTTTTTGATACCTGCGGCGTTCAGCTTCAGCTCGCGCTGATACCACTGATCCACCGAGCGCCACGGCGCACCTTTCGCTTTCCAGTCTTCCAGGCCAATCGGGTTCACCAGCACCAGCTTTTGCGTCTGCTGCGGATACATCAGCGCATAACGCGTCGCCAGCATGCCACCGGTGGAGTGGCCGACAATCACCGCTTTCTCTATCCCAAGCTGTTGCAGCAATTGATGGGTATTCTGCGCCAGCTGCTGGAAGCTGTACTGATAATTAGCCGGTTTGCTGGAACTGCAAAAACCAATCTGGTCCGGTGCCACTACCCGGTATCCCTGCTGACTCAGCGCCTTAATGGTGTCTTCCCAGGTGGCACCGCAGAAGTTTTTGCCATGCATCAGCACCACCGTCTGGCCGTTGGCATGCTGCGCCGGTTTGACATCCATATACCCCATGCTGAGCGGCTGCTGCTGGGAGGAGAAGGTAAAGTGCTGTAATGGATAAGGATACTGGAAGCCTTCCAGTTGCTCACCATAGACATTCGCTGCCAGAGCCGATGCGCTGCTCATCAGCGCCACGGAGGCGAGTAATATCGCCAGTGAAGATTTCACGGGAAAACGTAACGCCATCAGAACATCTCCAGATCAGGACAAAACAGCGAGTGTGACATGTTACGCGTTGCAGCGTATTGATGTGCTGTGCCATCTTTTTCCTCAACAAATAACCAACATATCGCAGTCAATTCTTACGAATTACGGGAAAGATCTGATAGCGGAAAAATAAAAACCGATTTCCTGATAAATCTTTACGTAACAAGGCACAGGGAAAGATAAGTTAAATTACACTGTGCCTATTGAAACTGGAGGTGCAAAATGCAAGAGAGAAAGTACAATGAAGGTGTAATTTACTCAGTCACTAACTGGATTGAAGAAAACTTAGATCAGCGCCTGAGCATTGATGACATTGCGCAAAAGTCTGGGTATTCAAAATGGTATTTGCAGAAACTTTTCGCTCGTTGCCACAATGAAACCCTGGCACGTTACATTCGCAAAAAGAAACTGGCCGCCTGTGTTGTTGAGCTGAAAAATAGTGATACTACGATTATCAGCCTGGCCGTGAAATATCATTTTGAAAGCCAGCAGTCTTTCACACGTTCATTTAAACAAATGATGGGTTGCACACCACTTTATTGCCGTAAACAGCAATTAAGCGGTGAGAGAAAAAATCAACTGGCCTCCAGTGACGATCCCTGCGCACTGTGCCGCCAGGAAGGTCTTGATGCCAGTGAATGTGTCGAGGAGATACGCCCGCCAGCAAGGCATCCCGGCAAGTTCCCCGCCCGCATTAGCTGTGCAATGGTATAAAAAAAAGCGCGATAATCGCGCTTTTTTTTCGTCTGAATATGCCCATAAAAAAAGCCCCTTACGGGGCATTTTTTATTACTTATAAACCTGGGCTACAGCGTCAAAATTATTGCCGTGCTGGCGGGCGGCTTCCACCACATAATATTTTCCGCCTTTCGCATCAGCCATCTCTGACAGGCGCTGGTGCAGGTCCATCGGAGAGCTAATCGCGCCACCCGTATCGGATACGCTAATATTCCCCAGCGATTCCAGTTTAAAATGGTCAGCTTCCTGGGCAGAGATATTATTGGCAGCCAGTACCGGAACGCTCGCACCCAACAGCAACGCAGACAGAATTAATTTTTTCATCATTTGTCCTCTTCAATTGTCGTGGTAATTTTCTGAAGCCATTGTCTGATTTATCGCCACCCAACATTGATCATTTTGAGTTTAAATCAGCCAGACTTAATATTTCGTTTTTACCTGATATTGAGCGACGTTATTTAAATAACAGGCCAGTATCGACTGGCCTGCGGCAATTAGTTCTGCAATGCCTGGCCTGGTAACAATTTTTCTGACATCAGACGAAGGCAGCTGTTGCGATCCTGATGCGCCTGCTGCTGCTGTGCCGGTGACAGATCCTGCCACACCGTTTGCAGATGCTCGCCCAGGCCACGCAGGAAGTGGATTTTCTGCAACGCGTAATCAGAATTGCTGCCTTCAATAATTTGCTGCATATCCTGTGGCGTGTTGCCGCGCCCATCATGCGTTAGCGTACAAAACATGGCGATGTAATACGCTTTGTCTTCATCGCTGTAATGGGGGGTGAACCACCAGACTAAGGCACTGATCACGATCAGCAGCGGCAGGAGAAACTTGAGTTTTAACATGGGGATAATTACCAGGTGGAAGAAAAACGCCGCGATCTTACCAGATTCGCGGCGTTGCGGCTCAGCGCAGGATGCCACTTAACCCGTGATACCCCATATAAATAGCCACCAGCGCAATCAGCGTGCCGGAAAACCAGGGTGCGCGGCGTGCCAGCGTATCCAGCCCCTGCCAGCGCTGGGTAGCCTTCTGTACGCTTAACGCGGCAGCCGCGCCCACACCGACCAGCGTCATGGCCAATCCGATACTGAAGCACAGTACCAGTGCAGCCCCCAGACTAAGGGCTTTCACCTGGATACACAGCAGCAGCACAGTGATTGCCGCCGGACAGGGGATCAACCCACCGGTTAAGCCAAACAAAATGATCTGCCCATTGGTCACTTCACGGCTGGCGAAACGTTTTTTGATGTCACTGGCATGGGCGCGCTCATGCGCATCCTGGAAACTGCCATCATTCTCGCCCGGCGCACGCTGCACCTCCCCCTGCTGCCACGCAACGTCATAATCATGGGAGTGGCCGCGATGGCCGAGCGACAAACGCGCATTGAAGGTATGGGGCTGCGGCACCGCCAGCGTGGATTGCAGCACACCATCCTGAGTGGCAAAGGTGAATATTTGCGAGAACCCCATCCCCCGCCGGGTAGCGACACTCACTTCATTGGCCTGCCACGCCGTACCGTCCAGGGTGCGCAGCTGCCAGTGTCCCTGATGCAGAGCCAGTTCGATGTGGCCGTGACCGGTATCGATCACCTGCGCATCCGGGCGTTCTGTCTGCTGATGCTGCTTACGTTGCTGCTCGCTTTGCCAGGTGCGCCAAATCATCCACAACGCGGTTGCCAGAATGATGATGGCAGAAATCAGCTGGAACCAGGGTTCCGCAGTATCGGCGGTCAGTTTACGACTGACGTACATGCCCCCGAGGGCGATCAGCCAGACAATCAGCGTATGCGACAAGGTGGCAGCCAGCCCCAGCATCACCGCCTGTTTCACCGTACCGCGAATGGCCACGATAAACGCCGCCATCATGGTTTTGGAATGGCCCGGCTCCAGTCCGTGTAACGCGCCGAGTAAAATCGCGCTGGGAATAAACAGCCAGGCACTGGATGTGCCCTGACTGAGCAGTGCAGCAAAATCGGTCATGATGTTCTCATCGGATTAAAAAACGGCACAGCAGATGCAATTGCCGGACAACCCGAATATACTATACCCCAGTATAGTAATGATCAACGGACTTCACGCCATGTCACATACCCATAAAGATCAAAAGAAATTGCTGGCGCGCGTGCGTCGCATCAAAGGCCAGGCTGAATCGCTGGAAAAGGCGCTGATCGCCGAAGAAGAGTGTCTGAAGGTGTTGCAGCAGGTGGCCGCAGTACGTGGCGCGATTAACGGGCTGATGAGTGAATTGCTGGAAGGCCATATCCGTGAACATCTGATGAACCCGAATGCCAGCGAGCAGGAGCGCGCAAGCGATATGGACGAAATTATTACGGTGATTCGCAGCTATATGAAATAACGTCTCTACGACATCGCGCGATAAATCGCGCCGCTACAAACAGGTGCAGAGGCTGTAGCGGCGCGATTTATCGCGCGTTTTAATCAAAATCGTTCAAACCGATACGGGGTCGGATCGATTAACGGTGTCTGGCCGGAAACCAGATCGGCAGCCAGTTGCCCGGCAGCGGGTGAAGTGCCAAAGCCGTGGCCGGAAAAGCCTGTCGCCAGCGTCAGGCCTGGCATCGCCGCCACCGGGCCGATCACCGGATTGGAATCCGGCGTCACATCAATCACCCCGGCCCACGCCTGCGCCAGCTCCGCTTGCTCAAACACCGGCCATGCTGCGCGCAGGTTACGCATCGCCTCCTGATTCAGCGCCGGATTAGCCGCCGGATCGAGAGTACGAATACGTTCGAACGGCGTGCGGCGATCACCACGCCAGCGTCGGGCCAGCGCCAGATCTTTGACAAAATACGTGCCGAGCGAGATACGCAGATTGTCACGGGCATGGCGCAACTGCGGCAGATAACGTGTCCCCAGCAGCAAATGGTCGAGCGTCAACGGCGCATCCAGCGCCCCGCGCTGAGTAATAATAAACCCGCCATCTTTATGCTTACGGAACGAGAAATCCGGCGCACCTACCGCAATATTGGTGGGTCCTTCCAGCGGCTTTGTGCGTAGCACTGAGCAAATCAGCGGCAAGGTGGGCAGCGCAATGCCGAGGTTGCCGAGAAAACGTCGTGACCAGGCTCCCGCTGCCAGCAGCACCTGATCGCAGCGAATTTCACCACGTTCGGTAATCACGCCGCTGACCTTCCCATCGCTGGTCTCCAGCGTGCGTACCGCGCATTGCTCCACGATAATTGCGCCTCTGGCGATCGCCGCTTTGGCAATGGCGCTGGCAGCCAGCGTCGGTTCGGCCCGGCCATCAGAGGCGGTATAAATTCCCCCCGCCCAGCGGCCCTGCCCCCCTGGCACCCGGGCGGCAATTTCCGCATGGCTGAGTAGCTTCGCATCCAGATTCAGCGGCTGCACCGCCTTCATCCAGCTTTCGTGCAGAGCCATCTGCGCCTCGTTGCGGCCAATAAACATAATGCCCGCCTGACGATAACCCACGTCGCTGCCGACGCGTTCCGCCATCCCGGACCACAGGCGATCGGCAGCCTGTGCCAGCGGGATATCATCGGCGGCGCGGCTGGTTTTGCGGATCCAGCCCAGATTGCGTGACGATTGCTCTCCCGCGATGCGGCCTTTTTCCAGCATCACCACCGGGATGTTGCGCTCCGCCAGCGTCAGGGCGGCAGTCAACCCGACAATGCCGCCACCAATAATCACCACCGTCGTGGCGGTGGGAAAGTCAGTAGACGTGGTGACAGGGGTAATTTTCGGTGACATAACGCGCCTCCTGTTACGCCTTACAGCGCAACGGTAATTTCCTGCACCGTGGCCTGACCGGCCCCGCGATACGCCGTGACTTCCAGCTCCACCTTATACACCGTGGAACCCAGCGGCGGACAGGTGACCGTGGTCGCCGGATTGATGCCGCGAAACTTGTCGCCGATGATGCCCATCACCGTCGGCACATCGTCCGGGTCCTGAATAAACACCCGCGAGAACACCACGTCTCTGAGCGAGGCATCAATCGCGGCCAGTGCCGCCTCGATATTGGCGAACACCTGCAACGTTTGCTCGCTGACATCCGCCGGAATTTCTTTGCTGACCGGATGACGGCCCGCGGTGTTGGAGACATAAATCCAGTTATCCACCGCGACAATGCGCGAATAGCTGCCCATCTCTTCAAATTTCGAACCGGTTTTCACTTTAATAATGTTGGTCATGCTGGTTTCCTTGATTAGCTCAGTACCGGGGTTTCCCACAGGTTTAATTTCACGCCGATGCCTTTGTCGATGGCGTTGCGATACACCACCGTGCCCCAGGCAACGTCTTCCACCGGCATACCGCCGACTGACATGATGATGATCTCTTCATCGTTCTGGCGGCCGGGGGCATCACCGGCGACGATTTTGCCGATGTCTTCCAGTTGTTCTGCCGCCAGCTTGCCTTCGGCAATCATGTCCATAAAACGCACGCCGATAACGGGGATGGTTTTGTGTGCGGGTTTGGGGACTTCCTCAAACCACGCGTGATAAAGGCCGGTGTTATCCAGCACTTTGCGCACGTCGGCCTGTTCCATACCG includes these proteins:
- a CDS encoding nickel/cobalt efflux protein RcnA, yielding MTDFAALLSQGTSSAWLFIPSAILLGALHGLEPGHSKTMMAAFIVAIRGTVKQAVMLGLAATLSHTLIVWLIALGGMYVSRKLTADTAEPWFQLISAIIILATALWMIWRTWQSEQQRKQHQQTERPDAQVIDTGHGHIELALHQGHWQLRTLDGTAWQANEVSVATRRGMGFSQIFTFATQDGVLQSTLAVPQPHTFNARLSLGHRGHSHDYDVAWQQGEVQRAPGENDGSFQDAHERAHASDIKKRFASREVTNGQIILFGLTGGLIPCPAAITVLLLCIQVKALSLGAALVLCFSIGLAMTLVGVGAAAALSVQKATQRWQGLDTLARRAPWFSGTLIALVAIYMGYHGLSGILR
- a CDS encoding DUF1471 domain-containing protein; the protein is MMKKLILSALLLGASVPVLAANNISAQEADHFKLESLGNISVSDTGGAISSPMDLHQRLSEMADAKGGKYYVVEAARQHGNNFDAVAQVYK
- a CDS encoding alpha/beta fold hydrolase, producing the protein MALRFPVKSSLAILLASVALMSSASALAANVYGEQLEGFQYPYPLQHFTFSSQQQPLSMGYMDVKPAQHANGQTVVLMHGKNFCGATWEDTIKALSQQGYRVVAPDQIGFCSSSKPANYQYSFQQLAQNTHQLLQQLGIEKAVIVGHSTGGMLATRYALMYPQQTQKLVLVNPIGLEDWKAKGAPWRSVDQWYQRELKLNAAGIKKYEQQTYYVGQWKPEYDKWVDMLAGLNSGPGHNRVAWNSALIYDMIFTQPVYYEFKDLQVPTTLMIGTSDTTAIGSDIAPPAVKAQLGHYNVLGKQVAKLIPGARLIEFPGMGHAPQMEEPQKFNQTLIDDLARG
- a CDS encoding RidA family protein — protein: MTNIIKVKTGSKFEEMGSYSRIVAVDNWIYVSNTAGRHPVSKEIPADVSEQTLQVFANIEAALAAIDASLRDVVFSRVFIQDPDDVPTVMGIIGDKFRGINPATTVTCPPLGSTVYKVELEVTAYRGAGQATVQEITVAL
- the hemB gene encoding porphobilinogen synthase produces the protein MSDFSLIQRPRRLRKSAAMREMFQETSLSLSDLALPIFVEEGVDDYKPITAMPGVMRIPEKRLAYEIERIAKAGIRSVMTFGISHHTDATGSDAWNENGLVARMSRICKDTVPEMIVMSDTCFCEYTSHGHCGVLCDHGVDNDATLINLGKQAVVAAQAGADFIAPSAAMDGQVKAIRQALDAAGFTDTAIMSYSTKFASSYYGPFREAAGTALKGDRKTYQMNPMNRREAIRESLIDEAEGADSLMVKPAGAYLDILRDIRERTTLPLAAYQVSGEYAMIKFAAQAGAIDERNVVLESLGAIKRAGADLIFSYFALDLAEQKML
- the proP gene encoding glycine betaine/L-proline transporter ProP translates to MKIRRKRVKPIGLDDVTIIDDSRLRKAITAASLGNAMEWFDFGVYGFVAYALGKVFFPGASPGIQMIAALATFSVPFLIRPLGGLFFGMLGDKYGRQKILSITIVIMSISTFCIGLIPSYDSIGIWAPVLLLIAKMAQGFSVGGEYTGASIFVAEYSPDRKRGFMGSWLDFGSIAGFVLGAGLVVLISTIIGEDRFLEWGWRLPFFVALPLGIIGLYLRHALEETPAFQQHVEKLEQGDREGLRDGPKISFKEIATKHWKSLLACIGLVIATNVTYYMLLTYMPSYLSHNLHYSEDHGVLIIIAIMIGMLFVQPVMGMLSDRFGRRPFVIIGSIALFICSIPAFMLINSGVIGLIFAGLLLLAVILNAFTGVMASSLPAMFPTHIRYSALASAFNISVLVAGLTPTAAAWLVEATNNLYMPAYYLMVIAVIGLITGLYMKETANKPLIGATPAASDLAEAREILQEHHDNIEQKIEDIDAEIAKLEAKRKNLVQQHPDINE
- a CDS encoding NAD(P)/FAD-dependent oxidoreductase; this translates as MSPKITPVTTSTDFPTATTVVIIGGGIVGLTAALTLAERNIPVVMLEKGRIAGEQSSRNLGWIRKTSRAADDIPLAQAADRLWSGMAERVGSDVGYRQAGIMFIGRNEAQMALHESWMKAVQPLNLDAKLLSHAEIAARVPGGQGRWAGGIYTASDGRAEPTLAASAIAKAAIARGAIIVEQCAVRTLETSDGKVSGVITERGEIRCDQVLLAAGAWSRRFLGNLGIALPTLPLICSVLRTKPLEGPTNIAVGAPDFSFRKHKDGGFIITQRGALDAPLTLDHLLLGTRYLPQLRHARDNLRISLGTYFVKDLALARRWRGDRRTPFERIRTLDPAANPALNQEAMRNLRAAWPVFEQAELAQAWAGVIDVTPDSNPVIGPVAAMPGLTLATGFSGHGFGTSPAAGQLAADLVSGQTPLIDPTPYRFERF
- a CDS encoding GGDEF domain-containing protein, encoding MKAPALPADESNRLAQLRALNILHTPAEERFDRLTRLARRLFSVPVALVSLLEEDHQWFKSIAGKSGETAPRNTSFCGHAILQDDVMVVENALEDDRFYDNPLVTGENPVRFYAGCPLRTPAGAKVGTLCIVDHHARSFDDDDYHTLRDLAAMAEAELVAFQTATSDELTQITNRRGFMTLGQLALNECLVKQLPACLTFLDLDRFKEINDTLGHRQGDRALMDFADAMKVSFRHADIFARLGGDEFVVLFNGLQQSDAEGVLARFDRQLQRQTLDLSRLYQLHFSSGIVEFDPQQPLSLEQLLEGSDERMYAAKKGKKQAQ
- a CDS encoding helix-turn-helix domain-containing protein, encoding MQERKYNEGVIYSVTNWIEENLDQRLSIDDIAQKSGYSKWYLQKLFARCHNETLARYIRKKKLAACVVELKNSDTTIISLAVKYHFESQQSFTRSFKQMMGCTPLYCRKQQLSGERKNQLASSDDPCALCRQEGLDASECVEEIRPPARHPGKFPARISCAMV
- a CDS encoding metal/formaldehyde-sensitive transcriptional repressor; the protein is MSHTHKDQKKLLARVRRIKGQAESLEKALIAEEECLKVLQQVAAVRGAINGLMSELLEGHIREHLMNPNASEQERASDMDEIITVIRSYMK